The following proteins are co-located in the Vigna angularis cultivar LongXiaoDou No.4 chromosome 2, ASM1680809v1, whole genome shotgun sequence genome:
- the LOC108327126 gene encoding receptor-like protein kinase FERONIA, which produces METSNKPITILLLLLLSFFHLSKADVIFDPPDLLTINCGSSTNFSTPDGRNWIGDTNTKLLSVSRGSVLATALTQSTILGPYTSARLSFSNFTYSIFNLTAGPMFLRLFFFSTSYQNNFNRSKAVFSVKAGPYTLFQRFNVSLDADSVNDPARSNILFREYCINLHERQNLNITFIPSSTGSYAFINGIEIVSMPSYLYYTDPNVDIHGLPKLVGGGTYPIETILALETKYRLRLGDRNIPAAEDTGMLRTWDVHDEYISNPGVESLDIDNTTKLNFSMTPNYTAPDQVYRSLASMGHNESVNMGFNLTWQLPVDPGFTYVLRLHFCQLNPMVIGSGDQIFLIFIQDHLVEDMVDIFNWGDKQKGVPVVRDYVVIIRDNQKKANLSVKLHPHDKSMIKDAQLNAIELFKISDTTGNLAVPNPDPRIQATEISHENSSKKRRGTTKTLAAVVVAVSGVVLLSSIIAFFIIKLKKNVAYNNGSNKKDGTSRGGGSSSLPTDLCRHFTIAEIVEATNNFDEVFVVGVGGFGNVYKGYIGDSTPVAIKRLKPGSQQGLNEFMNEIEMLSQLRHLHLVSLIGYCYESNEMILVYDFMDRGTLRDHLYGTDNPPLSWKQRLQICIGAARGLHYLHTGTKQMIIHRDVKSTNILLDEKWVAKVSDFGLSRIGPTGSSMTHVSTQVKGSVGYLDPDYYKRQRLTEKSDVYSYGVVLLEVLCGRQPLLRMVERQQASLVDWAKHRYEKGFLGEIVDPALKDQIAPHCLRKFGEVALSCLHEDGTQRPSMNDVVGVLEFVMQLQLQDGANVNAVSESGEDYENSTTEDMFSSSHSSVNVSDYSNSSGLNTTSYASKESERLLEPVFSEIKDPKGR; this is translated from the coding sequence ATGGAAACAAGTAACAAACCAATAACCATCCTTCTCCTACTGTTGTTGAGTTTCTTTCATCTTTCCAAAGCAGATGTTATTTTTGATCCCCCTGACCTACTCACCATCAACTGTGGCTCTTCTACCAACTTCTCCACGCCCGACGGTCGGAACTGGATTGGAGACACCAACACAAAGCTTCTCTCTGTAAGTCGGGGCTCAGTTCTTGCAACTGCACTCACACAATCAACCATACTGGGTCCTTACACCTCTGCTCGCCTCTCCTTCTCCAATTTCACTTACTCAATCTTCAATCTCACCGCTGGCCCAATGTTCCTTcgcctcttcttcttctcaactTCATACCAAAACAACTTTAATCGTTCCAAAGCCGTTTTCTCAGTCAAAGCAGGCCCATACACTCTCTTTCAACGTTTCAATGTTTCCCTCGATGCGGATTCTGTTAATGACCCTGCTCGCTCCAACATCCTATTCAGAGAGTATTGCATCAATCTCCATGAACGACAAAACCTCAACATAACCTTCATTCCAAGCTCCACAGGTTCCTACGCTTTCATCAACGGAATCGAGATTGTTTCAATGCCCTCTTATCTCTACTACACCGATCCTAACGTCGACATCCATGGATTGCCGAAACTTGTTGGAGGAGGAACATATCCAATTGAAACCATTTTGGCTCTGGAAACAAAGTACCGGCTAAGACTGGGGGACCGAAATATCCCCGCCGCAGAGGATACGGGTATGCTCAGAACGTGGGATGTCCATGATGAATATATAAGTAATCCAGGTGTAGAATCTCTAGATATCGACAATACAACCAAGCTGAACTTTAGTATGACTCCTAATTACACTGCACCAGACCAGGTATACCGTTCATTAGCGAGTATGGGACATAACGAATCTGTGAACATGGGGTTCAACCTCACATGGCAGCTTCCTGTTGATCCTGGTTTCACCTACGTGCTACGGTTACACTTTTGCCAGCTTAACCCGATGGTTATTGGGTCTGGTGACCAgatcttcctcatcttcattcAGGATCATTTGGTTGAAGACATGGTAGACATTTTCAATTGGGGCGATAAACAGAAGGGTGTACCAGTGGTTAGAGACTACGTAGTCATCATTCGAGATAATCAGAAAAAGGCAAATCTTTCTGTGAAATTACACCCTCACGATAAAAGCATGATCAAGGACGCACAACTAAACGCAATTGAGCTTTTCAAAATCAGCGACACAACAGGTAATCTCGCTGTGCCGAACCCAGACCCTCGTATACAAGCCACGGAGATTTCCCATGAAAACTCAAGCAAGAAAAGAAGAGGCACCACAAAAACCCTGGCCGCCGTTGTAGTTGCAGTTTCTGGTGTCGTTTTACTCTCCTCTATCATTGCTTTCTTTATCATCAAACTCAAGAAAAACGTTGCTTACAACAACGGTTCCAATAAAAAAGACGGAACTTCTCGCGGGGGAGGGTCGTCATCACTACCAACCGACCTCTGCCGTCACTTCACAATTGCAGAAATCGTGGAAGCTACCAACAACTTCGACGAAGTCTTTGTCGTTGGAGTGGGAGGATTTGGCAACGTGTACAAAGGCTACATCGGGGATTCTACGCCTGTGGCAATCAAAAGGCTCAAACCCGGTTCTCAGCAAGGTCTGAACGAGTTCATGAACGAGATCGAAATGCTCtctcaacttcgtcatcttcatcTTGTTTCCCTCATCGGTTACTGCTACGAGAGCAACGAGATGATCCTCGTTTACGATTTCATGGATCGTGGAACCCTCCGTGACCATCTCTACGGAACCGATAACCCTCCACTCTCATGGAAGCAAAGGCTTCAAATATGCATTGGTGCCGCACGAGGACTCCATTATCTGCATACAGGTACGAAACAGATGATCATTCACCGTGACGTGAAGAGCACAAACATCTTGTTGGATGAAAAATGGGTGGCGAAGGTTTCAGACTTTGGGTTATCTCGAATTGGACCCACGGGTTCTTCAATGACCCATGTGAGCACTCAGGTGAAGGGCAGTGTTGGGTATTTAGATCCGGACTATTACAAACGACAACGTTTGACGGAGAAGTCAGACGTGTACTCGTATGGGGTGGTGCTCTTGGAGGTATTGTGTGGGAGGCAGCCTTTGCTTCGAATGGTTGAGAGGCAACAGGCGTCACTTGTGGATTGGGCGAAGCATCGGTATGAGAAGGGGTTTCTGGGTGAGATTGTGGATCCAGCACTGAAGGACCAGATAGCACCTCACTGTTTGCGCAAATTTGGTGAGGTTGCATTGAGCTGTTTGCATGAGGATGGGACTCAGCGACCATCCATGAATGACGTCGTTGGTGTGTTGGAGTTTGTTATGCAACTTCAGCTTCAGGATGGTGCTAATGTCAATGCCGTCTCGGAAAGTGGTGAGGATTATGAAAACAGCACTACTGAGGACATGTTTAGCAGTAGCCATAGTAGTGTGAATGTTTCTGACTACAGTAACAGCAGTGGATTGAACACTACAAGCTACGCCAGTAAAGAATCTGAGAGGCTCTTAGAGCCTGTTTTCTCCGAGATTAAGGATCCAAAGGGACGATGA